The Betta splendens chromosome 4, fBetSpl5.4, whole genome shotgun sequence genome contains a region encoding:
- the arhgap12b gene encoding rho GTPase-activating protein 12b isoform X7, with amino-acid sequence MRRALSVFRGYRRAGEDDDDVFVCSVGNKVTQQVTTSPTGLGRSDSPVYTNLQELKISQSSLPPVPSGSPLHILGDWETHKDLSGRHFYYNRATGERTWKPPRTRDASGSISSVRGDSQGTLESEPLSSEDTCHSTHSSQSDSQYGSPPRGWSEELDEHGHTLYVSEYTQEKWIKHVDEQGRPYYYSADGSRSEWELPKYNVSPQSGEVPKSRSLERKQQDPIVLTKWRHSTYVLDLNDKECAPAPKQSSPDSDSCPSSPKHPSTPSEKCGVLNVTKITENGKKVRKSWTSSWTVLQGSSLLFAKGQGASTSWSYYHSGSIPELLLTLLSSWRRSVKPRPAVTFVQAAAKFGSNQSKPEFTVDLRGASVEWASKDKSSKKHVIELKTRQGTELLIQSEIDSVINDWYRALTEAINTHAWESDEAIEEDMPESPGAEKQDKEKEQRDSKKNRAMKTSVSMDSSDQKKTRMKLKKFLTRRPTYQAVRDKGYIKDQVFGCSLTSLCQRENTSVPNFVTMCIDHVENTGLSVDGLYRVSGNLAVIQKLRFAVNHDEKVDLNDSKWEDIHVTTGALKMFFRELPEPLFTYGSFNDFVNAIKYSDQKQRVNSLKDLIKKLPKPNHDIMQILFKHLRRVIDHGEANRMTTQSVAIVFGPTLLRPETETGNIAVHMVYQNQIVELILLEYESIFGR; translated from the exons acAACATCGCCTACGGGTCTGGGCCGGTCCGACTCTCCGGTCTACACCAACCTCCAGGAGCTGAAGATCTCACAGTCCAGCCTGCCGCCCGTCCCCTCCGGCTCCCCTCTGCACATCCTGGGGGACTGGGAGACGCACAAGGACCTGAGTGGCCGGCATTTCTACTACAACCGCGCCACAGGAGAGCGGACCTGGAAGCCCCCACGCACCAGGGACGCcagcggcagcatcagcagcgtccGGGGAGACAGCCAGGGTACACTGGAGAGTGAG CCGCTGTCTTCTGAGGACACCTGCCACAGCACCCACTCCAGTCAGTCTGACAGCCAGTACGGGTCGCCCCCCCGGGGCTGGTCCGAGGAGCTGGACGAGCACGGACACACGCTCTACGTGTCTGAGTACACGCAGGAGAAG TGGATAAAGCATGTGGATGAGCAGGGCCGGCCTTACTACTACAGCGCTGATGGCTCCAGATCTGAGTGGGAGCTGCCCAAG taCAACGTCTCCCCTCAGAGCGGTGAGGTCCCCAAGAGTCGGAGTCTGGAGCGAAAGCAGCAGGATCCCATCGTCCTCACTAAATGGAGACACAGCACCTACGTGTTAGACCTCAACGACAAG GAGTGTGCTCCAGCGCCCAAGCAGAGCTCTCCAGATTCTGACTCGTGTCCTTCATCTCCTAAGCACCCTTCAACC cCTTCAGAGAAGTGTGGCGTCCTCAACGTCACCAAAATCACAGAGAACGGGAAGAAAGTCAG GAAGAGCTGGACCTCCTCGTGGACAGTGCTGCagggctcctctctgctctttgcGAAGGGTCAGGGGGCCAGCACCAGCTGG TCCTACTACCACAGTGGCTCCATCCCAGAGCTGCTTCTTACTCTCCTTAGCAGCTGGAGACGCTCGGTCAAGCCCCGTCCTGCTGTGACCTTTGTGCAGGCTGCCGCT AAGTTTGGCAGCAACCAGTCAAAGCCCGAGTTCACTGTTGACCTGCGGGGGGCGTCGGTGGAGTGGGCCTCGAAGGACAAGTCCAGCAAGAAGCATGTTATTGAG CTGAAGACGCGTCAGGGGACGGAGCTGCTGATCCAGTCAGAGATCGACAGCGTGATCAACGACTGGTACCGGGCCCTCACAGAGGCCATCAACACACAC GCCTGGGAGTCTGATGAGGCCATAGAGGAAGACATGCCTGAGTCTCCAGGAGCTGAAAAGCAGGACAAGGAGAAAGAGCAGCGGGACTCCAAGAAGAACAGAG CCATGAAGACGTCTGTGAGCATGGACTCCTCAGaccaaaagaaaacaaggaTGAAGCTCAAGAAGTTCCTGACGCGTCGCCCAACGTATCAGGCAGTGAGAGACAAAGGCTACATCAAAG ACCAGGTGTTTGGCTGTAGCCTGACCAGTCTGTGCCAGAGGGAGAACACATCAGTGCCCAACTTTGTCACAATGTGTATCGACCACGTGGAGAACACGG GTCTCAGTGTTGATGGCCTTTACAGAGTCAGCGGGAACCTGGCCGTCATTCAGAAGCTGCGCTTTGCTGTGAATCACG ATGAGAAGGTAGATCTGAATGACAGCAAGTGGGAGGACATCCACGTCACCACCGGAGCTCTCAAGATGTTCTTCAGGGAGCTTCCTGAGCCTCTCTTCACCTACGGCTCCTTCAATGACTTTGTCAATGCCATCA AATACTCGGACCAAAAGCAACGAGTGAATTCACTCAAGGACTTAATCAAGAAGTTGCCAAAACCAAACCATGACATAATGCAAATCCTCTTCAAGCACCTGCGGAG GGTGATCGACCACGGGGAGGCCAACCGCATGACCACCCAGAGCGTGGCCATCGTGTTCGGACCCACGCTGCTCCGGCCCGAGACGGAAACGGGCAACATCGCGGTCCACATGGTCTACCAGAACCAGATCGTGGAGCTTATACTGCTTGAATACGAAAGCATCTTTGGGAGGTAG
- the arhgap12b gene encoding rho GTPase-activating protein 12b isoform X8, with translation MRRALSVFRGYRRAGEDDDDVFVCSVGNKVTQQTTSPTGLGRSDSPVYTNLQELKISQSSLPPVPSGSPLHILGDWETHKDLSGRHFYYNRATGERTWKPPRTRDASGSISSVRGDSQGTLESEPLSSEDTCHSTHSSQSDSQYGSPPRGWSEELDEHGHTLYVSEYTQEKWIKHVDEQGRPYYYSADGSRSEWELPKYNVSPQSGEVPKSRSLERKQQDPIVLTKWRHSTYVLDLNDKECAPAPKQSSPDSDSCPSSPKHPSTPSEKCGVLNVTKITENGKKVRKSWTSSWTVLQGSSLLFAKGQGASTSWSYYHSGSIPELLLTLLSSWRRSVKPRPAVTFVQAAAKFGSNQSKPEFTVDLRGASVEWASKDKSSKKHVIELKTRQGTELLIQSEIDSVINDWYRALTEAINTHAWESDEAIEEDMPESPGAEKQDKEKEQRDSKKNRAMKTSVSMDSSDQKKTRMKLKKFLTRRPTYQAVRDKGYIKDQVFGCSLTSLCQRENTSVPNFVTMCIDHVENTGLSVDGLYRVSGNLAVIQKLRFAVNHDEKVDLNDSKWEDIHVTTGALKMFFRELPEPLFTYGSFNDFVNAIKYSDQKQRVNSLKDLIKKLPKPNHDIMQILFKHLRRVIDHGEANRMTTQSVAIVFGPTLLRPETETGNIAVHMVYQNQIVELILLEYESIFGR, from the exons acAACATCGCCTACGGGTCTGGGCCGGTCCGACTCTCCGGTCTACACCAACCTCCAGGAGCTGAAGATCTCACAGTCCAGCCTGCCGCCCGTCCCCTCCGGCTCCCCTCTGCACATCCTGGGGGACTGGGAGACGCACAAGGACCTGAGTGGCCGGCATTTCTACTACAACCGCGCCACAGGAGAGCGGACCTGGAAGCCCCCACGCACCAGGGACGCcagcggcagcatcagcagcgtccGGGGAGACAGCCAGGGTACACTGGAGAGTGAG CCGCTGTCTTCTGAGGACACCTGCCACAGCACCCACTCCAGTCAGTCTGACAGCCAGTACGGGTCGCCCCCCCGGGGCTGGTCCGAGGAGCTGGACGAGCACGGACACACGCTCTACGTGTCTGAGTACACGCAGGAGAAG TGGATAAAGCATGTGGATGAGCAGGGCCGGCCTTACTACTACAGCGCTGATGGCTCCAGATCTGAGTGGGAGCTGCCCAAG taCAACGTCTCCCCTCAGAGCGGTGAGGTCCCCAAGAGTCGGAGTCTGGAGCGAAAGCAGCAGGATCCCATCGTCCTCACTAAATGGAGACACAGCACCTACGTGTTAGACCTCAACGACAAG GAGTGTGCTCCAGCGCCCAAGCAGAGCTCTCCAGATTCTGACTCGTGTCCTTCATCTCCTAAGCACCCTTCAACC cCTTCAGAGAAGTGTGGCGTCCTCAACGTCACCAAAATCACAGAGAACGGGAAGAAAGTCAG GAAGAGCTGGACCTCCTCGTGGACAGTGCTGCagggctcctctctgctctttgcGAAGGGTCAGGGGGCCAGCACCAGCTGG TCCTACTACCACAGTGGCTCCATCCCAGAGCTGCTTCTTACTCTCCTTAGCAGCTGGAGACGCTCGGTCAAGCCCCGTCCTGCTGTGACCTTTGTGCAGGCTGCCGCT AAGTTTGGCAGCAACCAGTCAAAGCCCGAGTTCACTGTTGACCTGCGGGGGGCGTCGGTGGAGTGGGCCTCGAAGGACAAGTCCAGCAAGAAGCATGTTATTGAG CTGAAGACGCGTCAGGGGACGGAGCTGCTGATCCAGTCAGAGATCGACAGCGTGATCAACGACTGGTACCGGGCCCTCACAGAGGCCATCAACACACAC GCCTGGGAGTCTGATGAGGCCATAGAGGAAGACATGCCTGAGTCTCCAGGAGCTGAAAAGCAGGACAAGGAGAAAGAGCAGCGGGACTCCAAGAAGAACAGAG CCATGAAGACGTCTGTGAGCATGGACTCCTCAGaccaaaagaaaacaaggaTGAAGCTCAAGAAGTTCCTGACGCGTCGCCCAACGTATCAGGCAGTGAGAGACAAAGGCTACATCAAAG ACCAGGTGTTTGGCTGTAGCCTGACCAGTCTGTGCCAGAGGGAGAACACATCAGTGCCCAACTTTGTCACAATGTGTATCGACCACGTGGAGAACACGG GTCTCAGTGTTGATGGCCTTTACAGAGTCAGCGGGAACCTGGCCGTCATTCAGAAGCTGCGCTTTGCTGTGAATCACG ATGAGAAGGTAGATCTGAATGACAGCAAGTGGGAGGACATCCACGTCACCACCGGAGCTCTCAAGATGTTCTTCAGGGAGCTTCCTGAGCCTCTCTTCACCTACGGCTCCTTCAATGACTTTGTCAATGCCATCA AATACTCGGACCAAAAGCAACGAGTGAATTCACTCAAGGACTTAATCAAGAAGTTGCCAAAACCAAACCATGACATAATGCAAATCCTCTTCAAGCACCTGCGGAG GGTGATCGACCACGGGGAGGCCAACCGCATGACCACCCAGAGCGTGGCCATCGTGTTCGGACCCACGCTGCTCCGGCCCGAGACGGAAACGGGCAACATCGCGGTCCACATGGTCTACCAGAACCAGATCGTGGAGCTTATACTGCTTGAATACGAAAGCATCTTTGGGAGGTAG
- the arhgap12b gene encoding rho GTPase-activating protein 12b isoform X9, translating into MRRALSVFRGYRRAGEDDDDVFVCSVGNKTTSPTGLGRSDSPVYTNLQELKISQSSLPPVPSGSPLHILGDWETHKDLSGRHFYYNRATGERTWKPPRTRDASGSISSVRGDSQGTLESEPLSSEDTCHSTHSSQSDSQYGSPPRGWSEELDEHGHTLYVSEYTQEKWIKHVDEQGRPYYYSADGSRSEWELPKYNVSPQSGEVPKSRSLERKQQDPIVLTKWRHSTYVLDLNDKECAPAPKQSSPDSDSCPSSPKHPSTPSEKCGVLNVTKITENGKKVRKSWTSSWTVLQGSSLLFAKGQGASTSWSYYHSGSIPELLLTLLSSWRRSVKPRPAVTFVQAAAKFGSNQSKPEFTVDLRGASVEWASKDKSSKKHVIELKTRQGTELLIQSEIDSVINDWYRALTEAINTHAWESDEAIEEDMPESPGAEKQDKEKEQRDSKKNRAMKTSVSMDSSDQKKTRMKLKKFLTRRPTYQAVRDKGYIKDQVFGCSLTSLCQRENTSVPNFVTMCIDHVENTGLSVDGLYRVSGNLAVIQKLRFAVNHDEKVDLNDSKWEDIHVTTGALKMFFRELPEPLFTYGSFNDFVNAIKYSDQKQRVNSLKDLIKKLPKPNHDIMQILFKHLRRVIDHGEANRMTTQSVAIVFGPTLLRPETETGNIAVHMVYQNQIVELILLEYESIFGR; encoded by the exons acAACATCGCCTACGGGTCTGGGCCGGTCCGACTCTCCGGTCTACACCAACCTCCAGGAGCTGAAGATCTCACAGTCCAGCCTGCCGCCCGTCCCCTCCGGCTCCCCTCTGCACATCCTGGGGGACTGGGAGACGCACAAGGACCTGAGTGGCCGGCATTTCTACTACAACCGCGCCACAGGAGAGCGGACCTGGAAGCCCCCACGCACCAGGGACGCcagcggcagcatcagcagcgtccGGGGAGACAGCCAGGGTACACTGGAGAGTGAG CCGCTGTCTTCTGAGGACACCTGCCACAGCACCCACTCCAGTCAGTCTGACAGCCAGTACGGGTCGCCCCCCCGGGGCTGGTCCGAGGAGCTGGACGAGCACGGACACACGCTCTACGTGTCTGAGTACACGCAGGAGAAG TGGATAAAGCATGTGGATGAGCAGGGCCGGCCTTACTACTACAGCGCTGATGGCTCCAGATCTGAGTGGGAGCTGCCCAAG taCAACGTCTCCCCTCAGAGCGGTGAGGTCCCCAAGAGTCGGAGTCTGGAGCGAAAGCAGCAGGATCCCATCGTCCTCACTAAATGGAGACACAGCACCTACGTGTTAGACCTCAACGACAAG GAGTGTGCTCCAGCGCCCAAGCAGAGCTCTCCAGATTCTGACTCGTGTCCTTCATCTCCTAAGCACCCTTCAACC cCTTCAGAGAAGTGTGGCGTCCTCAACGTCACCAAAATCACAGAGAACGGGAAGAAAGTCAG GAAGAGCTGGACCTCCTCGTGGACAGTGCTGCagggctcctctctgctctttgcGAAGGGTCAGGGGGCCAGCACCAGCTGG TCCTACTACCACAGTGGCTCCATCCCAGAGCTGCTTCTTACTCTCCTTAGCAGCTGGAGACGCTCGGTCAAGCCCCGTCCTGCTGTGACCTTTGTGCAGGCTGCCGCT AAGTTTGGCAGCAACCAGTCAAAGCCCGAGTTCACTGTTGACCTGCGGGGGGCGTCGGTGGAGTGGGCCTCGAAGGACAAGTCCAGCAAGAAGCATGTTATTGAG CTGAAGACGCGTCAGGGGACGGAGCTGCTGATCCAGTCAGAGATCGACAGCGTGATCAACGACTGGTACCGGGCCCTCACAGAGGCCATCAACACACAC GCCTGGGAGTCTGATGAGGCCATAGAGGAAGACATGCCTGAGTCTCCAGGAGCTGAAAAGCAGGACAAGGAGAAAGAGCAGCGGGACTCCAAGAAGAACAGAG CCATGAAGACGTCTGTGAGCATGGACTCCTCAGaccaaaagaaaacaaggaTGAAGCTCAAGAAGTTCCTGACGCGTCGCCCAACGTATCAGGCAGTGAGAGACAAAGGCTACATCAAAG ACCAGGTGTTTGGCTGTAGCCTGACCAGTCTGTGCCAGAGGGAGAACACATCAGTGCCCAACTTTGTCACAATGTGTATCGACCACGTGGAGAACACGG GTCTCAGTGTTGATGGCCTTTACAGAGTCAGCGGGAACCTGGCCGTCATTCAGAAGCTGCGCTTTGCTGTGAATCACG ATGAGAAGGTAGATCTGAATGACAGCAAGTGGGAGGACATCCACGTCACCACCGGAGCTCTCAAGATGTTCTTCAGGGAGCTTCCTGAGCCTCTCTTCACCTACGGCTCCTTCAATGACTTTGTCAATGCCATCA AATACTCGGACCAAAAGCAACGAGTGAATTCACTCAAGGACTTAATCAAGAAGTTGCCAAAACCAAACCATGACATAATGCAAATCCTCTTCAAGCACCTGCGGAG GGTGATCGACCACGGGGAGGCCAACCGCATGACCACCCAGAGCGTGGCCATCGTGTTCGGACCCACGCTGCTCCGGCCCGAGACGGAAACGGGCAACATCGCGGTCCACATGGTCTACCAGAACCAGATCGTGGAGCTTATACTGCTTGAATACGAAAGCATCTTTGGGAGGTAG
- the arhgap12b gene encoding rho GTPase-activating protein 12b isoform X10, with protein MFSYLRTPHYITTSPTGLGRSDSPVYTNLQELKISQSSLPPVPSGSPLHILGDWETHKDLSGRHFYYNRATGERTWKPPRTRDASGSISSVRGDSQGTLESEPLSSEDTCHSTHSSQSDSQYGSPPRGWSEELDEHGHTLYVSEYTQEKWIKHVDEQGRPYYYSADGSRSEWELPKYNVSPQSGEVPKSRSLERKQQDPIVLTKWRHSTYVLDLNDKECAPAPKQSSPDSDSCPSSPKHPSTPSEKCGVLNVTKITENGKKVRKSWTSSWTVLQGSSLLFAKGQGASTSWSYYHSGSIPELLLTLLSSWRRSVKPRPAVTFVQAAAKFGSNQSKPEFTVDLRGASVEWASKDKSSKKHVIELKTRQGTELLIQSEIDSVINDWYRALTEAINTHAWESDEAIEEDMPESPGAEKQDKEKEQRDSKKNRAMKTSVSMDSSDQKKTRMKLKKFLTRRPTYQAVRDKGYIKDQVFGCSLTSLCQRENTSVPNFVTMCIDHVENTGLSVDGLYRVSGNLAVIQKLRFAVNHDEKVDLNDSKWEDIHVTTGALKMFFRELPEPLFTYGSFNDFVNAIKYSDQKQRVNSLKDLIKKLPKPNHDIMQILFKHLRRVIDHGEANRMTTQSVAIVFGPTLLRPETETGNIAVHMVYQNQIVELILLEYESIFGR; from the exons acAACATCGCCTACGGGTCTGGGCCGGTCCGACTCTCCGGTCTACACCAACCTCCAGGAGCTGAAGATCTCACAGTCCAGCCTGCCGCCCGTCCCCTCCGGCTCCCCTCTGCACATCCTGGGGGACTGGGAGACGCACAAGGACCTGAGTGGCCGGCATTTCTACTACAACCGCGCCACAGGAGAGCGGACCTGGAAGCCCCCACGCACCAGGGACGCcagcggcagcatcagcagcgtccGGGGAGACAGCCAGGGTACACTGGAGAGTGAG CCGCTGTCTTCTGAGGACACCTGCCACAGCACCCACTCCAGTCAGTCTGACAGCCAGTACGGGTCGCCCCCCCGGGGCTGGTCCGAGGAGCTGGACGAGCACGGACACACGCTCTACGTGTCTGAGTACACGCAGGAGAAG TGGATAAAGCATGTGGATGAGCAGGGCCGGCCTTACTACTACAGCGCTGATGGCTCCAGATCTGAGTGGGAGCTGCCCAAG taCAACGTCTCCCCTCAGAGCGGTGAGGTCCCCAAGAGTCGGAGTCTGGAGCGAAAGCAGCAGGATCCCATCGTCCTCACTAAATGGAGACACAGCACCTACGTGTTAGACCTCAACGACAAG GAGTGTGCTCCAGCGCCCAAGCAGAGCTCTCCAGATTCTGACTCGTGTCCTTCATCTCCTAAGCACCCTTCAACC cCTTCAGAGAAGTGTGGCGTCCTCAACGTCACCAAAATCACAGAGAACGGGAAGAAAGTCAG GAAGAGCTGGACCTCCTCGTGGACAGTGCTGCagggctcctctctgctctttgcGAAGGGTCAGGGGGCCAGCACCAGCTGG TCCTACTACCACAGTGGCTCCATCCCAGAGCTGCTTCTTACTCTCCTTAGCAGCTGGAGACGCTCGGTCAAGCCCCGTCCTGCTGTGACCTTTGTGCAGGCTGCCGCT AAGTTTGGCAGCAACCAGTCAAAGCCCGAGTTCACTGTTGACCTGCGGGGGGCGTCGGTGGAGTGGGCCTCGAAGGACAAGTCCAGCAAGAAGCATGTTATTGAG CTGAAGACGCGTCAGGGGACGGAGCTGCTGATCCAGTCAGAGATCGACAGCGTGATCAACGACTGGTACCGGGCCCTCACAGAGGCCATCAACACACAC GCCTGGGAGTCTGATGAGGCCATAGAGGAAGACATGCCTGAGTCTCCAGGAGCTGAAAAGCAGGACAAGGAGAAAGAGCAGCGGGACTCCAAGAAGAACAGAG CCATGAAGACGTCTGTGAGCATGGACTCCTCAGaccaaaagaaaacaaggaTGAAGCTCAAGAAGTTCCTGACGCGTCGCCCAACGTATCAGGCAGTGAGAGACAAAGGCTACATCAAAG ACCAGGTGTTTGGCTGTAGCCTGACCAGTCTGTGCCAGAGGGAGAACACATCAGTGCCCAACTTTGTCACAATGTGTATCGACCACGTGGAGAACACGG GTCTCAGTGTTGATGGCCTTTACAGAGTCAGCGGGAACCTGGCCGTCATTCAGAAGCTGCGCTTTGCTGTGAATCACG ATGAGAAGGTAGATCTGAATGACAGCAAGTGGGAGGACATCCACGTCACCACCGGAGCTCTCAAGATGTTCTTCAGGGAGCTTCCTGAGCCTCTCTTCACCTACGGCTCCTTCAATGACTTTGTCAATGCCATCA AATACTCGGACCAAAAGCAACGAGTGAATTCACTCAAGGACTTAATCAAGAAGTTGCCAAAACCAAACCATGACATAATGCAAATCCTCTTCAAGCACCTGCGGAG GGTGATCGACCACGGGGAGGCCAACCGCATGACCACCCAGAGCGTGGCCATCGTGTTCGGACCCACGCTGCTCCGGCCCGAGACGGAAACGGGCAACATCGCGGTCCACATGGTCTACCAGAACCAGATCGTGGAGCTTATACTGCTTGAATACGAAAGCATCTTTGGGAGGTAG
- the arhgap12b gene encoding rho GTPase-activating protein 12b isoform X11: protein MYPDKTTSPTGLGRSDSPVYTNLQELKISQSSLPPVPSGSPLHILGDWETHKDLSGRHFYYNRATGERTWKPPRTRDASGSISSVRGDSQGTLESEPLSSEDTCHSTHSSQSDSQYGSPPRGWSEELDEHGHTLYVSEYTQEKWIKHVDEQGRPYYYSADGSRSEWELPKYNVSPQSGEVPKSRSLERKQQDPIVLTKWRHSTYVLDLNDKECAPAPKQSSPDSDSCPSSPKHPSTPSEKCGVLNVTKITENGKKVRKSWTSSWTVLQGSSLLFAKGQGASTSWSYYHSGSIPELLLTLLSSWRRSVKPRPAVTFVQAAAKFGSNQSKPEFTVDLRGASVEWASKDKSSKKHVIELKTRQGTELLIQSEIDSVINDWYRALTEAINTHAWESDEAIEEDMPESPGAEKQDKEKEQRDSKKNRAMKTSVSMDSSDQKKTRMKLKKFLTRRPTYQAVRDKGYIKDQVFGCSLTSLCQRENTSVPNFVTMCIDHVENTGLSVDGLYRVSGNLAVIQKLRFAVNHDEKVDLNDSKWEDIHVTTGALKMFFRELPEPLFTYGSFNDFVNAIKYSDQKQRVNSLKDLIKKLPKPNHDIMQILFKHLRRVIDHGEANRMTTQSVAIVFGPTLLRPETETGNIAVHMVYQNQIVELILLEYESIFGR, encoded by the exons acAACATCGCCTACGGGTCTGGGCCGGTCCGACTCTCCGGTCTACACCAACCTCCAGGAGCTGAAGATCTCACAGTCCAGCCTGCCGCCCGTCCCCTCCGGCTCCCCTCTGCACATCCTGGGGGACTGGGAGACGCACAAGGACCTGAGTGGCCGGCATTTCTACTACAACCGCGCCACAGGAGAGCGGACCTGGAAGCCCCCACGCACCAGGGACGCcagcggcagcatcagcagcgtccGGGGAGACAGCCAGGGTACACTGGAGAGTGAG CCGCTGTCTTCTGAGGACACCTGCCACAGCACCCACTCCAGTCAGTCTGACAGCCAGTACGGGTCGCCCCCCCGGGGCTGGTCCGAGGAGCTGGACGAGCACGGACACACGCTCTACGTGTCTGAGTACACGCAGGAGAAG TGGATAAAGCATGTGGATGAGCAGGGCCGGCCTTACTACTACAGCGCTGATGGCTCCAGATCTGAGTGGGAGCTGCCCAAG taCAACGTCTCCCCTCAGAGCGGTGAGGTCCCCAAGAGTCGGAGTCTGGAGCGAAAGCAGCAGGATCCCATCGTCCTCACTAAATGGAGACACAGCACCTACGTGTTAGACCTCAACGACAAG GAGTGTGCTCCAGCGCCCAAGCAGAGCTCTCCAGATTCTGACTCGTGTCCTTCATCTCCTAAGCACCCTTCAACC cCTTCAGAGAAGTGTGGCGTCCTCAACGTCACCAAAATCACAGAGAACGGGAAGAAAGTCAG GAAGAGCTGGACCTCCTCGTGGACAGTGCTGCagggctcctctctgctctttgcGAAGGGTCAGGGGGCCAGCACCAGCTGG TCCTACTACCACAGTGGCTCCATCCCAGAGCTGCTTCTTACTCTCCTTAGCAGCTGGAGACGCTCGGTCAAGCCCCGTCCTGCTGTGACCTTTGTGCAGGCTGCCGCT AAGTTTGGCAGCAACCAGTCAAAGCCCGAGTTCACTGTTGACCTGCGGGGGGCGTCGGTGGAGTGGGCCTCGAAGGACAAGTCCAGCAAGAAGCATGTTATTGAG CTGAAGACGCGTCAGGGGACGGAGCTGCTGATCCAGTCAGAGATCGACAGCGTGATCAACGACTGGTACCGGGCCCTCACAGAGGCCATCAACACACAC GCCTGGGAGTCTGATGAGGCCATAGAGGAAGACATGCCTGAGTCTCCAGGAGCTGAAAAGCAGGACAAGGAGAAAGAGCAGCGGGACTCCAAGAAGAACAGAG CCATGAAGACGTCTGTGAGCATGGACTCCTCAGaccaaaagaaaacaaggaTGAAGCTCAAGAAGTTCCTGACGCGTCGCCCAACGTATCAGGCAGTGAGAGACAAAGGCTACATCAAAG ACCAGGTGTTTGGCTGTAGCCTGACCAGTCTGTGCCAGAGGGAGAACACATCAGTGCCCAACTTTGTCACAATGTGTATCGACCACGTGGAGAACACGG GTCTCAGTGTTGATGGCCTTTACAGAGTCAGCGGGAACCTGGCCGTCATTCAGAAGCTGCGCTTTGCTGTGAATCACG ATGAGAAGGTAGATCTGAATGACAGCAAGTGGGAGGACATCCACGTCACCACCGGAGCTCTCAAGATGTTCTTCAGGGAGCTTCCTGAGCCTCTCTTCACCTACGGCTCCTTCAATGACTTTGTCAATGCCATCA AATACTCGGACCAAAAGCAACGAGTGAATTCACTCAAGGACTTAATCAAGAAGTTGCCAAAACCAAACCATGACATAATGCAAATCCTCTTCAAGCACCTGCGGAG GGTGATCGACCACGGGGAGGCCAACCGCATGACCACCCAGAGCGTGGCCATCGTGTTCGGACCCACGCTGCTCCGGCCCGAGACGGAAACGGGCAACATCGCGGTCCACATGGTCTACCAGAACCAGATCGTGGAGCTTATACTGCTTGAATACGAAAGCATCTTTGGGAGGTAG